A region from the Aquila chrysaetos chrysaetos chromosome 15, bAquChr1.4, whole genome shotgun sequence genome encodes:
- the ID2 gene encoding DNA-binding protein inhibitor ID-2: protein MKAFSPVRSVRKNGLSEHNLGISRSKTPVDDPMSLLYNMNDCYSKLKELVPSIPQNKKVSKMEILQHVIDYILDLQIALDSHPSIVSLHHQRPGQNPSSRTPLTTLNTDISILSLQASEFPSELMSSDSKALCG, encoded by the exons ATGAAAGCCTTCAGCCCGGTGCGGTCCGTCAGGAAAAACGGCCTCTCGGAGCACAACCTGGGCATCTCCCGGAGCAAAACCCCCGTGGATGACCCCATGAGCCTGCTGTACAACATGAATGACTGCTACTCTAAGCTGAAGGAGCTGGTGCCCAGCATCCCGCAGAACAAGAAAGTGAGCAAGATGGAAATCCTGCAGCACGTTATCGACTACATCCTGGACCTGCAGATCGCCTTGGACTCGCACCCCAGCATCGTCAGCCTCCACCACCAGAGACCCGGGCAGAACCCTTCCTCCAGAACCCCTCTGACCACCCTCAACACAGACATCAGCATCCTCTCGCTACAG GCGTCCGAGTTCCCCTCAGAGCTCATGTCAAGCGACAGCAAAGCACTTTGTGGCTGA